One Actinospica robiniae DSM 44927 genomic region harbors:
- a CDS encoding LacI family DNA-binding transcriptional regulator: MPGKLSDVAKKAGVSEATVSRVLNDKPGISAATRAAVLTALDVMGYERPTQLRGERARLIGLVLPELQNPIFPALAEVVGGALAQRGFTAVLCTRTTSGMSEADYVDMLLERQVSGMVFGGGQYAEADAPHGHYLRLLELRLPVVLVNAASENLDFPRVSTDDAVAVEQAFGHLVSLGHERIGLILGPPDHMPSRRKHEAFLNAAARAQLTSPPEFVEHTMFSTEGGQVAASRLLKAGVTGIVCASDPIALGAVRAVRRAGLRVPQDVSVVGYDDSAFMNCTDPPLTTVRQPLEAIGRAAVAMLVGQIDGFPVTAEELLFEPELVVRGSTAPAPPSPPAG; the protein is encoded by the coding sequence ATGCCAGGCAAACTCTCCGATGTGGCCAAGAAGGCCGGCGTCAGCGAGGCCACGGTCAGCCGGGTCCTCAACGACAAGCCGGGAATCTCGGCGGCCACCCGCGCGGCGGTGCTCACCGCGCTCGACGTGATGGGCTACGAACGGCCCACCCAGCTGCGGGGCGAGCGCGCCCGGCTGATCGGCCTCGTCCTGCCCGAACTGCAGAACCCGATCTTCCCGGCCCTGGCCGAGGTGGTCGGCGGCGCGCTCGCGCAACGCGGCTTCACCGCGGTCCTGTGCACCCGCACCACCAGCGGGATGTCAGAGGCCGACTACGTGGACATGCTGCTGGAACGGCAGGTGTCCGGCATGGTCTTCGGCGGCGGCCAGTACGCCGAGGCGGACGCCCCGCACGGGCACTACCTGCGGCTGCTCGAACTGCGGCTGCCGGTGGTGCTGGTCAACGCGGCCAGCGAGAACCTCGACTTCCCGCGCGTCTCCACGGACGACGCGGTGGCCGTGGAGCAGGCCTTCGGGCACCTCGTCTCGCTCGGCCACGAGCGGATCGGCCTGATCCTCGGCCCGCCCGACCACATGCCCTCGCGGCGCAAGCACGAGGCCTTCCTCAACGCCGCCGCCCGGGCCCAGCTGACCTCCCCGCCCGAGTTCGTGGAACACACCATGTTCTCCACCGAGGGGGGCCAGGTGGCCGCCTCCCGGCTGCTCAAGGCCGGGGTGACCGGGATCGTGTGCGCGAGCGACCCGATAGCCCTCGGCGCCGTGCGCGCGGTGCGCCGGGCCGGGCTGCGGGTGCCGCAGGACGTCTCCGTGGTCGGCTACGACGACTCGGCCTTCATGAACTGCACCGACCCGCCGCTGACCACCGTGCGCCAGCCGCTCGAGGCGATCGGCCGGGCCGCGGTGGCCATGCTGGTCGGGCAGATCGACGGCTTCCCGGTCACCGCCGAGGAGCTGCTGTTCGAGCCCGAG
- a CDS encoding LacI family DNA-binding transcriptional regulator, with protein MPITITDVATRAGVSKTTVSRVLNGKGELDAATAARVRQVIAELGYVPKAGAVGLARGRTRVIGMLVPSLTWPWIGEVLQGTVDVVESAGYGLMLFTCNQGDQSMRQFAGQVSAKSFDGLLVIEPEGTLDYINSLHEQGLPVILIDDREHRPRFPSVATTNRIGGASAAEHLLALGRSRPAVITGEVRWGCTRERLAGFRTRLAEAGHPLDPRLVQGGDFTFEGGLRATVRLLQAGFEFDSVFAHNDLSAAGVLQALAEAKLRVPQDVAVVGFDDVPLAAYTNPPLSTVRQPMRSMGEAAARLLMTHLDSGDQLPDEPFIVPTELVVRGSSHPQARSAES; from the coding sequence TTGCCGATCACCATCACCGACGTAGCGACGCGCGCCGGCGTGAGTAAGACCACGGTCTCGCGCGTGCTCAACGGCAAGGGCGAGCTCGACGCCGCCACCGCCGCCCGAGTGCGCCAGGTGATCGCCGAGCTCGGCTACGTTCCGAAGGCCGGGGCGGTGGGCCTGGCCCGCGGCCGCACCCGCGTCATCGGCATGCTGGTGCCCTCACTCACCTGGCCGTGGATCGGCGAGGTGCTCCAAGGCACCGTGGACGTGGTCGAATCCGCCGGATACGGGCTGATGCTCTTCACCTGCAACCAGGGCGACCAGTCGATGCGCCAGTTCGCCGGCCAGGTCTCCGCGAAGTCCTTCGACGGACTGCTGGTGATCGAGCCCGAAGGCACCCTCGACTACATCAACTCCCTGCACGAGCAGGGGCTGCCGGTCATCCTGATCGACGACCGGGAGCACCGCCCGCGCTTCCCCTCGGTGGCCACCACCAACCGGATCGGCGGCGCCAGCGCGGCCGAGCACCTGCTCGCGCTCGGCCGCAGCCGGCCGGCCGTGATCACCGGCGAGGTGCGCTGGGGGTGCACCCGGGAGCGCCTGGCCGGCTTCCGGACCCGGCTGGCCGAGGCCGGCCACCCGCTCGATCCGCGGCTGGTGCAGGGCGGGGACTTCACCTTCGAGGGCGGTCTGCGCGCGACGGTCCGGCTGCTGCAGGCCGGGTTCGAGTTCGACTCCGTCTTCGCGCACAACGACCTCTCGGCCGCCGGCGTGCTCCAGGCGCTGGCCGAGGCCAAACTGCGGGTGCCGCAGGACGTCGCCGTGGTCGGCTTCGACGACGTTCCGCTGGCCGCCTACACCAATCCGCCGCTGAGCACCGTGCGCCAACCGATGCGCTCGATGGGCGAGGCGGCGGCCCGGCTGCTGATGACGCACCTCGACTCCGGCGACCAACTGCCGGACGAGCCGTTCATCGTCCCGACGGAGCTGGTGGTGCGGGGATCCTCGCATCCCCAGGCCCGCAGCGCGGAGAGCTGA
- a CDS encoding ABC transporter permease has translation MKRLLTRLGFYVFTAWAAITINFFIAHTLPGDPVSALLSKYQGQINSSAIASLTALFGLNKHQTLWQSYMSYWGQLAHGNLGISFTQFPTPVSTLIGQYLPWTLFLVGTATVLSFVIGTGLGVFAGWRRGSWTDALLPATSFLSSIPYFWLGLIAITLFTGPGSWLPGAFSFDQGMTPVWTPSFVGNALQHAILPAATIVVSTMSGWLLSMRNMMVTVTSEDYITVAHAKGLSERRVMLNYAARNALLPNISGFALSLGFIVSGTFLVEIVFNYQGVGLLLIQAIGADDYPVMQGIFLVITLAVLAANFVADLVYLLLDPRTRKEG, from the coding sequence ATGAAACGCCTGCTGACCCGCCTCGGCTTCTACGTCTTCACCGCCTGGGCCGCGATCACGATCAACTTCTTCATCGCGCACACCCTGCCGGGCGACCCCGTCAGCGCCCTGCTCTCGAAGTACCAGGGGCAGATCAACTCCAGCGCCATCGCGTCGCTGACCGCGCTGTTCGGCCTGAACAAGCACCAGACCCTGTGGCAGTCCTACATGTCCTACTGGGGCCAGCTCGCGCACGGGAACCTCGGCATCTCCTTCACCCAGTTCCCCACTCCCGTCAGTACCCTGATCGGCCAGTACCTGCCCTGGACGCTGTTCCTGGTGGGCACGGCCACGGTGCTCAGCTTCGTGATCGGCACCGGCCTCGGCGTCTTCGCCGGCTGGCGGCGCGGATCGTGGACGGACGCGCTGCTGCCGGCCACCTCGTTCCTCTCCTCGATCCCGTACTTCTGGCTCGGCCTGATCGCGATCACCCTGTTCACCGGGCCCGGCAGCTGGCTGCCCGGCGCGTTCAGCTTCGACCAGGGGATGACCCCGGTGTGGACGCCCTCATTCGTGGGCAACGCGCTGCAGCACGCGATCCTGCCCGCCGCGACCATCGTGGTCTCCACCATGAGCGGCTGGCTGCTGAGCATGCGCAACATGATGGTGACGGTCACCTCGGAGGACTACATCACCGTGGCGCACGCCAAGGGCCTGTCCGAGCGGCGGGTCATGCTCAACTACGCCGCCCGCAACGCGCTGCTGCCGAACATCTCCGGCTTCGCGCTCTCGCTCGGCTTCATCGTCAGCGGCACCTTCCTGGTCGAGATCGTGTTCAACTACCAGGGCGTCGGCCTGCTGCTGATCCAGGCCATCGGCGCGGACGACTACCCGGTGATGCAGGGGATCTTCCTGGTCATCACGCTGGCGGTGCTGGCCGCGAACTTCGTGGCCGACCTGGTGTACCTGCTCCTCGACCCGCGCACCCGCAAGGAGGGCTGA
- a CDS encoding ABC transporter ATP-binding protein: MDVIAEDTAVLEAEGLTKHFPLSASGRELLGGHARVVHAVDEVTLTLRRGRVTALVGESGSGKSTVARLLAQLQHRSGGSVRLHGQEVKVRGGRKLRAYCRRVQLIFQDPFASLNPVHTVRYTLSRALKVHGHAGKSRADLEQALVDLLGRVRLTPAEQYLAKYPHELSGGQRQRVAIARALAAQPEVLLADEPVSMLDVSIRLGVLNLLRDLKEQLHLAVLYITHDIASARYFADETLVMYAGRMVEGGDSETVTQHPAHPYTRLLINSAPDPERLGTGFGEYDENGELTEEEDLGEPPSLITPPEGCRFHPRCPHVMERCKTELPPRFEVPAPEGVEGGTAQWAACWLYAAEEATAA, from the coding sequence GTGGACGTGATTGCCGAGGATACGGCCGTCCTCGAGGCGGAGGGTCTCACCAAGCACTTCCCCCTGTCGGCCTCCGGCCGCGAACTGCTCGGCGGGCACGCCCGGGTGGTGCACGCCGTGGACGAGGTCACCCTGACCCTGCGGCGCGGCCGGGTGACCGCGCTCGTCGGCGAGTCCGGCTCGGGCAAGTCGACCGTGGCCCGGCTGCTCGCCCAGCTGCAGCACCGCTCCGGCGGATCGGTGCGGCTGCACGGACAGGAAGTGAAGGTGCGCGGCGGACGCAAGCTGCGCGCGTACTGCCGCCGGGTGCAGCTGATCTTCCAGGACCCCTTCGCTTCGCTCAACCCGGTGCACACGGTGCGCTACACCCTCTCCCGTGCGCTGAAGGTGCACGGGCACGCCGGTAAGTCACGGGCCGATCTCGAGCAGGCCCTCGTGGACCTGCTCGGCCGGGTGAGGCTCACCCCGGCCGAGCAGTACCTGGCCAAATACCCGCACGAGCTCTCCGGCGGCCAGCGCCAGCGCGTGGCGATCGCCCGCGCCCTCGCCGCCCAGCCCGAGGTGCTGCTCGCGGACGAGCCGGTCTCGATGCTGGACGTCTCGATCCGGCTCGGCGTGCTCAACCTGCTGCGCGACCTCAAGGAGCAGCTGCACCTGGCCGTGCTCTACATCACCCACGACATCGCCTCGGCCCGCTACTTCGCGGACGAGACCCTGGTGATGTACGCGGGCCGGATGGTCGAGGGCGGCGACAGCGAGACGGTCACCCAGCACCCCGCGCACCCGTACACCAGGCTGCTGATCAACTCGGCACCGGACCCGGAGCGGCTCGGCACCGGCTTCGGCGAGTACGACGAGAACGGCGAGCTGACCGAGGAGGAGGACCTGGGCGAGCCGCCCAGCCTGATCACCCCGCCCGAGGGCTGCCGCTTCCATCCGCGCTGCCCGCACGTGATGGAGCGCTGCAAGACCGAGCTTCCGCCGCGCTTCGAGGTGCCCGCGCCGGAAGGCGTTGAAGGCGGCACCGCGCAGTGGGCCGCGTGCTGGCTCTACGCCGCCGAGGAGGCGACCGCCGCATGA
- a CDS encoding ABC transporter substrate-binding protein has product MRTSRTIAAIASAILAAGGLTACGGSSGSSAKSGASGGSSSGVLNIGMPNGPQSDNNNPFLSSAAANSLGYKNVIYEPLVMTNVVQPAQAGKPWLATAWTWSNNYQKLVLTIRNGVTWSDGQPLTAADVAYTFNLIKGNAALNSFAIHFGDITTSGNTVTLTFPSSQYVYQTHIISQFIVPQHIWSKMSNPATDADTNPIGSGPYTLTHFTSQTVTLTRRASYWQTLPAPKTLNYTSYSSNTTQLSAMTDGDSDWTFEFIPNPSVTYTAKDAKHLQLWFPAVLGIHGLWINTTIKPFDNANLRKAINDVINRQTIVKTGEDGYFYPTVASNTGIPTPAGTSFIQGAYTSANANVDVNAAKALISGTAGFTYSGSNLMYNGKAVTLNLSDPAGWSDYDTDLTLIQNDLAQIGIKATVSQPNANTWTTDVANGNFQAVLHWTNSGSTPYDIYESILDGAQYAPIGKTANENFERYNNPAATAALNAYASAATDSARNTALSTLEGIMVNDMPIIPIMAANAGGEFSTKDWTGWPSDSNPYAPAQPTLINSLDIIEHLQPASGS; this is encoded by the coding sequence ATGCGTACATCGAGAACTATAGCGGCCATAGCCTCCGCTATCCTGGCGGCCGGCGGCCTGACCGCCTGCGGCGGCTCCTCCGGTTCGTCGGCCAAGTCCGGCGCGTCCGGCGGCTCCTCCTCCGGCGTGCTGAACATAGGCATGCCGAACGGTCCGCAGAGTGACAACAACAACCCGTTCCTGAGCTCCGCCGCCGCCAACTCCCTCGGCTACAAGAACGTCATCTACGAACCCCTCGTGATGACCAACGTGGTGCAGCCGGCCCAGGCCGGCAAGCCGTGGCTGGCCACCGCGTGGACCTGGTCGAACAACTACCAGAAGCTCGTGCTGACCATCCGCAACGGCGTGACCTGGTCCGACGGCCAGCCGCTGACCGCCGCGGACGTGGCCTACACGTTCAACCTGATCAAGGGCAACGCCGCGCTGAACTCGTTCGCGATCCACTTCGGCGACATCACCACCAGCGGGAACACCGTCACGCTGACCTTCCCGTCGTCGCAGTACGTGTACCAGACGCACATCATCAGCCAGTTCATCGTGCCGCAGCACATCTGGTCGAAGATGTCGAACCCGGCCACCGACGCGGACACCAACCCGATCGGTTCGGGCCCGTACACGCTGACCCACTTCACCTCGCAGACGGTCACCCTCACCCGGCGCGCCAGCTACTGGCAGACCCTGCCGGCGCCGAAGACGCTGAACTACACCTCGTACTCGTCGAACACCACGCAGCTGAGCGCGATGACCGACGGGGACTCGGACTGGACCTTCGAGTTCATCCCGAACCCCTCGGTGACCTACACCGCGAAGGACGCGAAGCACCTGCAGCTGTGGTTCCCGGCGGTGCTCGGCATCCACGGCCTGTGGATCAACACCACGATCAAGCCGTTCGACAACGCCAACCTGCGCAAGGCGATCAACGACGTGATCAACCGTCAGACGATCGTGAAGACCGGTGAGGACGGCTACTTCTACCCGACCGTCGCCAGCAACACCGGCATCCCGACCCCGGCCGGCACCTCGTTCATCCAGGGCGCGTACACCAGCGCCAACGCGAACGTGGACGTCAACGCGGCCAAGGCGCTGATCAGCGGCACGGCCGGGTTCACCTACAGCGGCTCGAACCTGATGTACAACGGCAAGGCCGTCACGCTGAACCTGTCCGACCCGGCCGGCTGGTCCGACTACGACACCGACCTGACGCTGATCCAGAACGACCTGGCCCAGATCGGCATCAAGGCCACCGTCTCGCAGCCGAACGCCAACACCTGGACCACGGACGTGGCCAACGGCAACTTCCAGGCCGTGCTGCACTGGACCAACAGCGGCTCGACCCCGTACGACATCTACGAGTCGATCCTGGACGGCGCGCAGTACGCGCCGATCGGCAAGACCGCCAACGAGAACTTCGAGCGGTACAACAACCCGGCCGCCACCGCCGCGCTCAACGCCTACGCCTCCGCGGCCACGGACTCGGCGCGCAACACGGCGCTGAGCACGCTCGAGGGCATCATGGTCAACGACATGCCGATCATCCCGATCATGGCGGCCAACGCCGGCGGCGAGTTCAGCACCAAGGACTGGACCGGCTGGCCCTCGGACTCCAACCCGTACGCCCCGGCCCAGCCGACCCTGATCAACTCGCTCGACATCATCGAGCACCTGCAGCCGGCCTCCGGCTCGTAA